One Streptomyces lincolnensis genomic region harbors:
- a CDS encoding sugar ABC transporter permease, with the protein MSDTSKTVKQDPEPASQATVAPADDPTAAPVAVVDPRLLIREEGLKGYWTEFKRKVKGGEIGSLPVVLGLIVIWTVFQLQNDRFLSAENLSNISFYLSATGMLAIGLVFVLLLGEIDLSVASVSGLASTLFAVFVVNHDMNAWLSLLLTILIGVGVGTLHGWFFAKLGVPAFVVTLAGFLGWNGLMLWLLGSTGTINIPDTGPVHLLGQRSFFMDQAIIGAYLLAGLGVVSLLVGSLIEQRRRKAAGVPHRTNAEIALRVGALAVAAFIAAYVLNSSAGVSNALVIFLACLVIVDFVLRRTTFGRKVFAVGGGIEAARRAGINVPLVRITVFAIAGGFAAVGGMFFAGQTQSASLTSGGGNTLMLAIAAAVIGGTSLFGGRGTVWSALLGMLVIQSIQTGLDLLNMNTSIQYMITGAVLLGAVVIDSVSRKSQKAAGRA; encoded by the coding sequence GTGAGCGACACGTCCAAGACCGTGAAGCAGGATCCGGAGCCGGCCTCCCAGGCGACCGTCGCCCCGGCGGACGACCCGACCGCCGCGCCCGTCGCCGTCGTCGACCCGCGGCTGCTGATCCGCGAAGAGGGCCTCAAGGGCTACTGGACCGAGTTCAAGCGCAAGGTGAAGGGCGGTGAGATCGGCTCCCTGCCGGTCGTCCTCGGCCTGATCGTCATCTGGACCGTCTTCCAGCTCCAGAACGACCGGTTCCTCAGCGCCGAGAACCTGTCCAACATCAGCTTCTACCTGTCGGCCACCGGCATGCTCGCCATCGGCCTGGTGTTCGTGCTGCTGCTCGGCGAGATCGACCTCTCCGTCGCCTCCGTCAGCGGCCTCGCGTCCACCCTGTTCGCCGTGTTCGTGGTCAACCACGACATGAACGCCTGGCTCAGCCTGCTGCTGACCATCCTGATCGGTGTCGGTGTCGGCACCCTGCACGGCTGGTTCTTCGCCAAGCTCGGGGTCCCCGCCTTCGTGGTGACCCTGGCCGGCTTCCTCGGCTGGAACGGCCTGATGCTGTGGCTGCTGGGCTCGACCGGCACCATCAACATCCCGGACACCGGCCCGGTGCACCTGCTCGGCCAGCGGTCCTTCTTCATGGACCAGGCCATCATCGGCGCCTACCTGCTGGCCGGCCTCGGTGTCGTCTCCCTGCTCGTCGGCTCGCTGATCGAGCAGCGCCGGCGCAAGGCCGCGGGGGTGCCGCACCGGACCAACGCCGAGATCGCGCTGCGCGTCGGCGCGCTGGCGGTGGCCGCGTTCATCGCGGCGTACGTGCTGAACTCGTCCGCCGGTGTCTCCAACGCGCTGGTGATCTTCCTGGCCTGCCTGGTGATCGTGGACTTCGTCCTGCGCCGTACGACGTTCGGGCGCAAGGTGTTCGCGGTCGGCGGCGGGATCGAGGCGGCGCGGCGTGCCGGTATCAACGTGCCGCTGGTGCGGATCACCGTGTTCGCCATCGCCGGCGGGTTCGCCGCGGTCGGCGGCATGTTCTTCGCCGGTCAGACGCAGAGCGCCTCGCTGACGTCCGGTGGCGGCAACACGCTGATGCTCGCCATCGCCGCGGCCGTCATCGGTGGTACGTCGCTGTTCGGCGGCCGGGGCACGGTGTGGTCCGCGCTGCTGGGCATGCTGGTGATCCAGTCGATCCAGACGGGCCTGGACCTGCTGAACATGAACACCTCGATCCAGTACATGATCACCGGTGCGGTGCTGCTGGGCGCCGTGGTCATCGACTCGGTCTCCCGCAAGAGCCAGAAGGCGGCGGGGCGCGCGTAG
- a CDS encoding amino acid permease, which produces MSSTLFRTKKVEQSILDTEEPEHALKKSLSALDLTVFGVGVIIGTGIFVLTGTVAKNNAGPAVALAFVVAGVVCALAALCYAEFASTVPVAGSAYTFSYASLGELPAWIIGWDLVLEFALGTAVVAVGWSGYIASLLDNAGWHLPAALGVRDGADGFGFDILAAALVLVLTGILVLGTKLSARVTSIVVAIKVTVVLTVIVAGAFFIKGDNYDPFIPKAQDVPAGDSLQSPLIQLMFGWAPSNFGVMGVFTAASVVFFAFIGFDVVATAAEETRNPQRDMPRGILGSLLICTTLYVAVSIVVTGMQHYTDLSITAPLADAFKATGHPWFAGFISFGAAVGLTTVCMILLLGQTRVFFAMSRDGLMPRFFSHVHPKFKTPHRPTILLGVLIAIVAGFTPLSELAELVNIGTLFAFVVVAIGVIILRKSRPDLHRAFRTPWVPFIPILSVAASLWLMLNLPAETWLRFALWMVLGFIVYFAYGRSHSRLGRQQETTVGEVVKPPNGGPTQ; this is translated from the coding sequence GTGAGCAGCACCCTCTTCCGGACGAAGAAGGTCGAGCAGTCCATCCTCGATACCGAGGAGCCCGAGCACGCGCTCAAGAAATCCTTGTCCGCGCTGGATCTGACCGTCTTCGGCGTCGGTGTCATCATCGGCACCGGCATCTTCGTCCTGACCGGCACGGTGGCCAAGAACAACGCCGGTCCCGCCGTGGCCCTGGCCTTCGTCGTGGCCGGAGTCGTCTGCGCGCTCGCCGCGCTCTGCTACGCCGAGTTCGCCTCCACCGTCCCGGTGGCGGGCTCCGCGTACACCTTCTCGTACGCCTCGCTCGGTGAACTGCCCGCCTGGATCATCGGCTGGGACCTGGTCCTGGAGTTCGCGCTCGGCACCGCGGTGGTCGCCGTGGGCTGGTCCGGCTACATCGCCTCGCTGCTGGACAACGCCGGCTGGCATCTGCCCGCGGCGCTCGGCGTCAGGGACGGGGCCGACGGCTTCGGCTTCGACATCCTCGCCGCCGCGCTGGTCCTGGTGCTCACCGGCATCCTGGTGCTCGGCACCAAGCTCTCGGCTCGGGTCACCTCGATCGTCGTCGCCATCAAGGTGACGGTCGTGCTGACCGTGATCGTCGCCGGTGCGTTCTTCATCAAGGGCGACAACTACGACCCGTTCATCCCGAAGGCGCAGGACGTGCCGGCGGGCGACAGTCTGCAGTCGCCGCTCATCCAGCTGATGTTCGGCTGGGCACCCTCCAACTTCGGTGTGATGGGCGTCTTCACCGCCGCCTCCGTCGTGTTCTTCGCCTTCATCGGCTTCGACGTCGTCGCCACGGCCGCCGAGGAGACCCGGAACCCGCAGCGGGACATGCCCCGCGGCATCCTCGGCTCGCTGCTCATCTGCACCACCCTGTACGTGGCCGTGTCGATCGTGGTGACCGGCATGCAGCACTACACCGACCTGTCGATCACGGCCCCGCTCGCCGACGCGTTCAAGGCCACCGGGCATCCCTGGTTCGCGGGCTTCATCAGCTTCGGCGCCGCGGTCGGCCTCACCACGGTCTGCATGATCCTGCTCCTCGGCCAGACCCGCGTGTTCTTCGCCATGAGCCGCGACGGACTGATGCCGCGCTTCTTCTCCCACGTCCACCCGAAGTTCAAGACCCCGCACCGGCCGACCATCCTGCTCGGCGTGCTCATCGCGATCGTCGCCGGCTTCACCCCGCTGAGCGAGCTGGCCGAACTGGTCAACATCGGCACGCTGTTCGCCTTCGTGGTCGTCGCGATCGGCGTGATCATCCTCCGCAAGTCCCGCCCCGACCTGCACCGCGCCTTCCGCACCCCGTGGGTCCCCTTCATCCCCATCCTCTCGGTGGCCGCCTCCCTGTGGCTGATGCTCAACCTCCCCGCAGAAACCTGGCTCCGCTTCGCCCTCTGGATGGTCCTCGGCTTCATCGTGTACTTCGCCTACGGCCGCTCCCACAGCCGCCTCGGCCGCCAGCAGGAAACCACGGTCGGCGAGGTGGTGAAGCCCCCGAACGGCGGCCCCACCCAGTAA
- a CDS encoding glycosyltransferase, with protein MTSEDAYVPGAVDSGGRRAHRKRRHLKVSYFVFLGLAALIATRLDAGSLHLYSMGAMGLLALKMFGALFYRPAKAGREELEYLENAWVTAVIPIYNEDPVMFEQGMRSLLAQSRLPNEIHIIDDASANDSGIRAAKKMRREFEAKGVKYTVSVQPENKGKREALALGFQAAPYTDIFLCVDSDTVLSRDTVRELLLPMADEKIMASTGMVLALNHDSNIFTRLQDLRYGNSFLFERAAYSRLKSVLCCCGALSAYRGTLVRKYLDDFLNQQFLGKPAVFGDDRRMTNYCLMEGQVVFQETAVGYTAVPEKLPHFLRQQVRWNKSFFRESLWAFRHQKKYRPAFWLTCMELALWLVFGSAMFYSMVILPIIKPEQFVNHIGDYLVFMVLMGYLRNVRYLDFPRRGMGFVKRFGMFLLAPIYGVIQLTLLTPLRFYALFTLHKGSWGTRQGGVEVSVAGDHEADVTEIFEEEDPYSDKKVTETLQLMRLQGVALRTRPRPSGGIPSQPQPIPGYDEQQHAGVPQQPVSWGTPAPAGQQQWQGGGHHDPYRQQGYDPQHQGGHVDPSWQQGNGQGW; from the coding sequence GTGACTTCCGAAGATGCGTACGTTCCCGGAGCCGTCGACTCCGGCGGCCGCCGCGCGCACCGCAAACGCCGGCACCTGAAGGTCTCGTACTTCGTCTTCCTCGGCCTCGCCGCACTCATCGCCACACGGCTCGACGCCGGCTCCCTGCACCTGTACTCGATGGGTGCGATGGGCCTGCTGGCCCTGAAGATGTTCGGTGCCCTCTTCTACCGTCCGGCCAAGGCCGGGCGGGAGGAGCTGGAGTACCTGGAGAACGCCTGGGTCACCGCGGTCATCCCGATCTACAACGAGGACCCGGTGATGTTCGAGCAGGGCATGCGCAGCCTCCTCGCGCAGAGCCGCCTGCCCAACGAGATCCACATCATCGACGACGCCAGCGCCAACGACTCCGGCATCCGGGCCGCGAAGAAGATGCGCCGCGAGTTCGAGGCCAAGGGCGTCAAGTACACGGTCAGCGTGCAGCCCGAGAACAAGGGCAAGCGCGAGGCGCTCGCCCTGGGCTTCCAGGCAGCGCCGTACACGGACATCTTCCTGTGCGTGGACTCGGACACGGTGCTCTCCCGGGACACGGTCCGTGAGCTGCTGCTGCCGATGGCCGACGAGAAGATCATGGCCTCCACCGGCATGGTCCTCGCGCTCAACCACGACAGCAACATCTTCACCCGCCTCCAGGACCTGCGCTACGGCAACTCCTTCCTCTTCGAGCGGGCCGCCTACTCCCGCCTGAAGTCGGTCCTGTGCTGCTGCGGCGCGCTGTCCGCCTACCGCGGCACGCTGGTGCGCAAGTACCTCGACGACTTCCTCAACCAGCAGTTCCTGGGCAAGCCGGCCGTCTTCGGCGACGACCGCCGCATGACCAACTACTGCCTGATGGAGGGCCAGGTCGTCTTCCAGGAGACCGCCGTGGGCTACACGGCCGTCCCCGAGAAGCTGCCGCACTTCCTGCGCCAGCAGGTCCGCTGGAACAAGTCCTTCTTCCGCGAGTCCCTGTGGGCCTTCCGCCACCAGAAGAAGTACCGCCCGGCGTTCTGGCTGACCTGCATGGAACTGGCGCTGTGGCTGGTCTTCGGCTCGGCGATGTTCTACTCGATGGTGATCCTGCCCATCATCAAGCCCGAGCAGTTCGTCAACCACATCGGCGACTACCTGGTCTTCATGGTCCTGATGGGCTACCTGCGCAACGTCCGCTACCTGGACTTCCCGCGCCGCGGCATGGGCTTCGTCAAGCGGTTCGGCATGTTCCTCCTCGCGCCCATCTACGGCGTGATCCAGCTGACCCTGCTCACCCCGCTGCGCTTCTACGCCCTCTTCACCCTGCACAAGGGCAGTTGGGGCACCCGCCAGGGCGGCGTCGAGGTGTCCGTGGCCGGCGACCACGAGGCCGACGTGACGGAGATCTTCGAGGAAGAGGACCCGTACTCGGACAAGAAGGTCACCGAGACCCTCCAGTTGATGCGCCTCCAGGGCGTGGCCCTGCGCACCCGGCCCCGCCCCTCCGGCGGCATCCCCTCCCAGCCGCAGCCGATCCCCGGCTACGACGAGCAGCAGCACGCGGGCGTCCCGCAGCAGCCCGTCTCCTGGGGGACACCGGCCCCGGCAGGGCAGCAGCAGTGGCAGGGCGGCGGCCACCACGATCCGTACCGGCAGCAGGGCTACGACCCGCAGCATCAGGGCGGTCACGTCGACCCCTCCTGGCAGCAGGGCAACGGCCAGGGCTGGTGA
- a CDS encoding NTP pyrophosphohydrolase yields the protein MDENAPLLVIVDAANVVGSVPDGWWRDRRGAAERLRDRLAADGVPGHSGPTDIVLVVEGAARGVESVPGVRVESAPGSGDDHMVTLVARAGDRPVLVITADRELRHRVGELGAAVAGPRTVRPT from the coding sequence ATGGACGAGAACGCGCCACTGCTGGTGATCGTGGACGCCGCCAACGTCGTCGGGTCCGTGCCCGACGGCTGGTGGCGCGACCGCCGGGGAGCCGCGGAACGCCTGCGTGACCGGCTCGCGGCCGACGGCGTACCCGGGCACTCCGGCCCCACGGACATCGTCCTCGTGGTCGAGGGCGCGGCCCGGGGCGTCGAGTCGGTCCCGGGCGTCCGCGTGGAGTCCGCACCCGGCAGCGGAGACGACCACATGGTCACCCTGGTCGCCCGCGCGGGCGACCGCCCCGTACTGGTCATCACAGCCGACCGCGAACTCCGCCACCGCGTCGGCGAGTTGGGAGCGGCGGTGGCGGGGCCTCGGACGGTGAGACCGACCTGA
- a CDS encoding polysaccharide deacetylase family protein, translating to MSKEQNRGRSRPLSRRAALLMGGTGGVALAGGAAWLGNTVSAQPAAAQAEAAIGGLTTPPAYAPSGRRPKYRRATWSQQFQAAHGWTPGGAGTASAEANDTTVFARGTQSVRVTTNGTGKQSYVRKTGMAAQNLTGKMIRLVLRVEDVANLSKLVFYLGSGSLANHFAWTFHAHSGTAANYVQSGEWVTVHLQWADVTSAAGTYSISAAGVPSTKTGFTDMSFAVYDNAGGPVTYRVQAVELIPDTATVFPKGVVSITFDDSHKSIHDLARPVMDSFGYSGTVYNIADAIGTGSFLTIDQMRSMQNFSGWEMAGHSYANATHTASYPKLTAEQADDDFRKLREWLVGNGFSSEHFAYPHGAFQKTSDGVPVDLIASRHFTTARSIISETIESFAPAMPYRLKALTGINDGTGIGGTALSRVTGAGGRLDRCVKNGDWLILCLHKVVAGTPATSTEIGKAGLTALMKAIDDRGIPVLTVEEAMASYT from the coding sequence TTGAGCAAGGAGCAAAACCGTGGCCGTTCCCGCCCGCTTAGCCGGCGCGCCGCGCTGCTCATGGGCGGCACCGGTGGCGTCGCGCTGGCCGGCGGCGCCGCATGGCTCGGCAACACCGTGTCCGCCCAGCCCGCTGCGGCCCAGGCCGAAGCGGCCATCGGCGGCCTGACCACACCGCCCGCCTACGCCCCGTCCGGGCGCCGGCCCAAGTACCGCCGGGCCACCTGGTCCCAGCAGTTCCAGGCCGCCCACGGCTGGACCCCGGGAGGCGCGGGCACCGCCTCGGCGGAGGCGAACGACACCACCGTCTTCGCCCGGGGGACGCAGTCGGTGCGGGTCACCACCAACGGCACCGGCAAGCAGTCCTACGTCCGCAAGACCGGGATGGCCGCGCAGAACCTGACGGGCAAGATGATCAGGCTGGTGCTGCGGGTCGAGGACGTGGCCAACCTGTCCAAGCTGGTCTTCTACCTGGGCAGCGGATCCCTCGCGAACCACTTCGCCTGGACCTTCCACGCGCACTCGGGGACCGCCGCCAACTACGTGCAGTCCGGGGAGTGGGTGACGGTCCACCTCCAGTGGGCCGATGTCACCAGCGCGGCCGGCACGTACTCGATCTCGGCGGCCGGAGTCCCGTCCACCAAGACCGGCTTCACCGACATGTCGTTCGCCGTGTACGACAACGCGGGCGGTCCGGTGACCTACCGGGTCCAGGCCGTGGAGCTGATACCGGACACCGCCACGGTCTTCCCCAAGGGCGTCGTCTCGATCACCTTCGACGACTCCCACAAGTCGATCCACGACCTGGCCCGCCCGGTGATGGACTCCTTCGGCTACTCCGGCACGGTCTACAACATCGCCGACGCGATCGGCACGGGCAGCTTTCTGACGATCGACCAGATGCGCTCGATGCAGAACTTCTCCGGCTGGGAGATGGCCGGGCACTCCTACGCCAACGCCACCCACACCGCGAGCTATCCCAAGCTCACCGCGGAGCAGGCGGACGACGACTTCCGCAAGCTGCGCGAGTGGCTGGTGGGCAACGGGTTCAGCAGCGAGCACTTCGCCTATCCGCACGGGGCGTTCCAGAAGACCTCCGACGGTGTTCCGGTGGACCTGATCGCGAGCCGGCACTTCACCACGGCCCGGTCGATCATCTCCGAGACGATCGAGTCCTTCGCCCCGGCGATGCCGTACCGCCTCAAGGCACTGACCGGTATCAACGACGGGACGGGCATCGGCGGGACGGCGCTGTCGAGGGTGACGGGCGCGGGCGGCCGGCTCGACCGCTGCGTGAAGAACGGCGACTGGCTCATCCTGTGTCTGCACAAGGTCGTCGCGGGTACGCCGGCGACCAGCACGGAGATCGGCAAGGCCGGTCTGACCGCGCTGATGAAGGCGATCGACGACCGCGGTATCCCGGTCCTCACGGTCGAGGAGGCGATGGCCTCCTACACGTGA
- the dxs gene encoding 1-deoxy-D-xylulose-5-phosphate synthase, with the protein MPLLTRIRGPRDLDRLSLEQLDQLAEEIRTFLVDAVSKTGGHLGPNLGVVELTIALHRVFESPRDKVLWDTGHQSYVHKLLTGRQDFSRLKMKGGLSGYPSQAESEHDVIENSHASTVLGWADGLAKANQVLERDDHVVAVIGDGALTGGMAWEALNNIADAKDRPLVIVVNDNERSYAPTIGGLANHLATLRTTDGYERFLARGKDLLERTPVVGRPLYETLHGAKKGLKDFIAPQGMFEDLGLKYVGPIDGHDIEALESALARAKRFGGPVIVHCLTEKGRGYQPALQDEADRFHGIGPIHPDTGLPIKASGADWTSVFGEEMVKLGKEREDIVAITAAMLQPVGLKKFADAFPERIYDVGIAEQHGAVSAAGLAHGGLHPVFAVYATFLNRAFDQVLMDVALHKCGVTFVLDRAGITGTDGASHNGMWDMSILQVVPGLRLAAPRDADQVRAQLREAVEVKDAPTVVRFSKGAVGPAVAAVGRVGGMDVLREPGTDTPDVLLVSVGALAPMCLEIASLLDKQGISTTVVDPRWVKPVDEAMAPLAERHRVVVTVEDNSRVGGVGSAVAQALRDAGVDVPLRDFGIPPRFLDHASRAEVMAEIGLTAPDIARQVTGLVSKLDGKYGSAAAEVDSVEPARD; encoded by the coding sequence GTGCCGCTGCTGACCCGCATCAGGGGACCGCGTGATCTGGACCGGCTCAGCCTGGAGCAGCTGGACCAGCTGGCGGAGGAGATCCGGACCTTCCTCGTCGACGCCGTCTCCAAGACCGGCGGCCACCTGGGCCCGAACCTCGGTGTGGTCGAGCTGACCATCGCGCTGCACCGGGTGTTCGAGTCGCCCAGGGACAAGGTGCTGTGGGACACCGGCCACCAGTCCTACGTCCACAAGCTGCTCACCGGCCGCCAGGACTTCTCCAGGCTGAAGATGAAGGGCGGCCTGTCCGGCTACCCCTCGCAGGCGGAGTCCGAGCACGACGTCATCGAGAACAGCCACGCCTCCACGGTCCTCGGCTGGGCCGACGGCCTCGCCAAGGCCAACCAGGTGCTCGAACGCGACGACCACGTGGTCGCCGTGATCGGCGACGGCGCCCTGACCGGCGGTATGGCCTGGGAGGCCCTCAACAACATCGCCGACGCCAAGGACCGGCCGCTGGTCATCGTCGTCAACGACAACGAGCGGTCCTACGCGCCGACCATCGGCGGCCTCGCCAACCACCTCGCGACCCTGCGCACCACCGACGGCTACGAGCGCTTCCTGGCCCGCGGCAAGGACCTCCTGGAGCGCACTCCGGTCGTCGGCCGGCCCCTCTACGAGACGCTGCACGGCGCCAAGAAGGGCCTGAAGGACTTCATCGCCCCGCAGGGCATGTTCGAGGACCTCGGCCTGAAGTACGTCGGTCCCATCGACGGCCACGACATCGAGGCCCTGGAGTCGGCGCTCGCGCGCGCCAAGCGCTTCGGCGGACCCGTCATCGTGCACTGCCTCACCGAGAAGGGCCGCGGCTACCAGCCCGCCCTCCAGGACGAGGCCGACCGCTTCCACGGCATCGGCCCCATCCACCCCGACACCGGCCTGCCGATCAAGGCCTCCGGCGCCGACTGGACGTCCGTCTTCGGCGAGGAGATGGTCAAGCTCGGCAAGGAGCGCGAGGACATCGTGGCGATCACCGCGGCGATGCTCCAGCCCGTCGGCCTGAAGAAGTTCGCCGACGCCTTCCCGGAGCGGATCTACGACGTCGGCATCGCCGAGCAGCACGGCGCCGTGTCGGCCGCGGGCCTCGCGCACGGTGGACTCCATCCCGTCTTCGCGGTGTACGCCACGTTCCTGAATCGTGCCTTCGACCAGGTGCTCATGGATGTCGCCCTCCACAAGTGCGGTGTGACCTTCGTACTGGACCGGGCCGGAATCACCGGCACCGACGGCGCCTCCCACAACGGCATGTGGGACATGTCGATCCTCCAGGTCGTCCCCGGGCTCCGGCTGGCCGCGCCGCGCGACGCCGACCAGGTGCGGGCGCAGCTGCGGGAGGCCGTCGAGGTCAAGGACGCGCCGACCGTGGTCCGCTTCTCCAAGGGCGCCGTCGGTCCCGCCGTGGCCGCCGTGGGGCGCGTCGGCGGCATGGACGTGCTGCGCGAACCGGGGACGGACACGCCAGACGTGCTCCTCGTCTCAGTGGGCGCCCTGGCTCCGATGTGCCTGGAGATCGCCTCCCTGCTCGACAAGCAGGGCATCTCCACCACCGTCGTCGACCCGCGCTGGGTCAAACCCGTCGACGAGGCCATGGCCCCCCTCGCGGAGCGGCACCGCGTGGTCGTCACCGTCGAGGACAACTCCCGTGTCGGCGGCGTCGGTTCGGCCGTCGCGCAGGCCCTGCGGGACGCCGGGGTCGACGTCCCGCTGCGGGACTTCGGCATCCCGCCGCGCTTCCTCGACCACGCCTCCCGCGCCGAGGTCATGGCGGAGATCGGGCTCACCGCGCCCGACATCGCCCGCCAGGTCACCGGCCTCGTCTCCAAGCTGGACGGCAAGTACGGCAGCGCGGCGGCCGAGGTGGACTCGGTGGAACCCGCGCGCGACTGA
- a CDS encoding nucleotide sugar dehydrogenase, with product MSRSSTADLVVVGLGYVGLPLARSAAAAGLKVVGLDRSRRVVDGLNAGRSHVDDITDAEVAAMLEQGFEAVDRAEVIADAAAVVVCVPTPLTDHGAPDLGAVHAAVDDIAAHLRAGTLVVLESTTYPGTTDEVVRPRLEAGGLRVGTDFHLAFSPERIDPGNPSYGLENTPKVVGGITADCTKAARALYERFVNKVVEAKGTREAEMAKLLENTYRHVNIALVNEMSMFCREIGVDLWDAIRCASTKPFGFAPFYPGPGVGGHCIPIDPNYLSYKVRSLGIPFRFVELAQEINQRMPVHVVNRAADLLNDQGKAVRGSRVLLLGVTYKPDISDQRESPALAVAEALLARGAELVYFDPRVEDWRVGGASVERVEDYLAAAGEADLTILLQPHREIELDVLADRARALFDTRGKSADHPRVVKL from the coding sequence GTGAGCAGATCCTCCACGGCGGATCTAGTCGTTGTCGGGCTCGGCTACGTGGGCCTTCCGTTGGCCCGCTCCGCCGCCGCCGCGGGCCTGAAGGTGGTGGGTCTCGACCGCAGCCGACGCGTGGTCGACGGACTGAACGCCGGCCGTTCGCACGTGGACGACATCACCGACGCCGAAGTCGCCGCCATGCTGGAGCAGGGCTTCGAGGCCGTCGACCGGGCCGAGGTCATCGCGGACGCCGCCGCGGTCGTCGTCTGCGTCCCGACCCCGCTCACCGACCACGGCGCCCCCGACCTCGGCGCGGTGCACGCGGCCGTCGACGACATCGCCGCCCACCTGCGCGCCGGCACGCTCGTCGTGCTGGAGTCGACGACCTACCCGGGCACCACCGACGAGGTCGTCCGCCCGCGCCTGGAGGCCGGCGGACTGCGCGTCGGCACCGACTTCCACCTCGCCTTCTCCCCGGAGCGCATCGACCCGGGCAACCCCTCCTACGGCCTGGAGAACACCCCCAAGGTCGTCGGCGGCATCACCGCGGACTGCACCAAGGCCGCCCGCGCCCTCTACGAGCGCTTCGTGAACAAGGTCGTCGAGGCCAAGGGCACCCGCGAGGCCGAGATGGCCAAGCTCCTGGAGAACACCTACCGGCACGTCAACATCGCCCTCGTCAACGAGATGTCGATGTTCTGCCGCGAGATCGGCGTCGACCTCTGGGACGCGATCCGCTGCGCCTCCACCAAGCCGTTCGGCTTCGCGCCCTTCTACCCGGGCCCGGGCGTCGGCGGTCACTGCATCCCGATCGACCCCAACTACCTGTCGTACAAGGTGCGTTCGCTGGGCATCCCGTTCCGGTTCGTGGAACTCGCGCAGGAGATCAACCAGCGCATGCCCGTGCATGTCGTCAACCGCGCGGCCGACCTCCTCAACGACCAGGGCAAGGCCGTCCGCGGCTCCCGGGTCCTGCTCCTCGGCGTGACCTACAAGCCGGACATCTCCGACCAGCGCGAGAGCCCGGCCCTGGCCGTCGCGGAGGCGCTCCTGGCGCGCGGCGCCGAACTCGTCTACTTCGACCCGCGTGTCGAGGACTGGCGGGTCGGCGGCGCGAGCGTGGAGCGGGTGGAGGACTACCTGGCCGCGGCCGGGGAGGCCGACCTCACGATCCTGCTCCAGCCCCACCGCGAGATCGAACTGGACGTGCTCGCCGACCGGGCCCGCGCCCTCTTCGACACCCGCGGCAAGTCCGCCGACCACCCCCGGGTGGTCAAGCTGTGA
- a CDS encoding NAD(P)-dependent oxidoreductase translates to MTDQLTVSVLGTGIMGAAMARNLARHGHTVRAWNRTRDKAEPLTADGITVTDSPAEAVRGADAVLTMLYDGPAALDVMRQAAPALRRGAAWVQSTTAGVEAVGELADFAREHGLVFFDAPVLGTRQPAEAGQLTVLAAGPLGERAAVTPVFEAVGARTVWTGEDGAAGSATRLKLVANSWVLAATAAAGEVLALSKALDVDPNGFFDLIEGGPLDMGYLRAKSALVLDDRLSPAQFAVSTAAKDARLIVRAGERYGVRLDVAAASAERLERAAAQGHGDEDMVAAYFASFDEKGEPHQT, encoded by the coding sequence ATGACCGACCAGCTCACCGTCAGTGTCCTCGGGACCGGGATCATGGGGGCCGCGATGGCCCGCAACCTCGCCCGCCACGGACACACCGTCCGCGCCTGGAACCGCACCCGCGACAAGGCCGAGCCCCTCACCGCCGACGGCATCACCGTCACCGACTCCCCCGCCGAGGCCGTCCGCGGCGCCGACGCCGTCCTGACGATGCTCTACGACGGTCCCGCCGCCCTGGACGTGATGCGGCAGGCCGCGCCCGCGCTGCGCCGGGGAGCCGCCTGGGTGCAGTCGACGACCGCGGGTGTCGAAGCGGTGGGCGAGCTCGCCGACTTCGCCCGCGAGCACGGCCTGGTCTTCTTCGACGCACCGGTGCTGGGCACCCGTCAGCCCGCCGAGGCCGGGCAGCTGACGGTGCTGGCCGCCGGGCCTCTCGGGGAGCGGGCCGCGGTGACGCCGGTCTTCGAGGCGGTCGGCGCGCGCACGGTCTGGACGGGTGAGGACGGCGCGGCGGGCAGCGCGACCCGGCTGAAACTGGTGGCCAACAGCTGGGTGCTGGCGGCGACGGCGGCGGCCGGTGAGGTCCTGGCGCTGTCCAAGGCGCTCGACGTCGACCCGAACGGCTTCTTCGACCTCATCGAGGGCGGCCCGCTCGACATGGGGTACCTGCGTGCCAAGTCCGCGCTCGTCCTCGACGACCGGCTCTCCCCCGCCCAGTTCGCGGTCTCCACCGCCGCCAAGGACGCCCGGCTCATCGTCCGGGCGGGCGAGCGGTACGGCGTCCGGCTCGACGTCGCCGCCGCGAGCGCGGAACGCCTGGAACGGGCCGCGGCACAGGGGCACGGCGACGAGGACATGGTCGCGGCGTACTTCGCGAGCTTCGACGAGAAGGGTGAGCCGCACCAGACCTGA